Part of the Canis aureus isolate CA01 chromosome 3, VMU_Caureus_v.1.0, whole genome shotgun sequence genome, CTCCCAGCTGGTGTGGTCGCCAGGCTGTCCTGCAGGTACCCACTAGCCTTCTCACAGATGGCCAGGCTGGCTGGGCCAGACTCTGCCTTCCCGCGGCCCAGCAGGGCCCGGGCAGCCTTGAAGGAGTGCAGAGCCGCCCGGGGCAGGGGTCTCCTGTTGGGGCCAGGGCAGAGGACTGATGGTCAGACATGGCCCAGGCCCTCACTACACTCCCCACTGCCCTGGTTCTGGCTTCATGGGGAAAAAAGGGTGGTGACCCTGACTGCACAGAAGGCTGGAGAGTCCGAGAGAATCTGGCCTGTACTCACTCAGACTCCTGCAGGGCACGGGGCAGGTGCTCCACCAGCGGGTATAGCCGCTCGGCCGCCTCCTCATCGCGCCGCAGCCAGTGGATCACCATGGTGGTCAGTGAGGCCCACCACTTGGCCATGGGGTCTGTGCCTGAAGGGAGCAAGGGGTGTAGGTGGGGAGGCTCCCAGGAACTCAGCCACCCTGCACCAGGCTGAACTGGTGTAGAGCTGGGGCCGAGCCGGGGGTCCCCAGGGCAGGGGTCTGGGGGCTCACCAGTGGTGGTGGCCATGCTGGAGCTGATGGAGAAGCTGCAAGCAGGAGCCCCGGCAGCATCAGAACAGCTGTTCAGCAGCTGTAGGTACCCAAGGGCGTCAGAGAACTCCCTGTGTCAGAAGAGAGGCCTGGCTATCAGGACAGGTAAGCCTTTCCTGGGAAAGCCTCagccctcctcaccccccaccagAGCACAGCCTGACCTCCCAGCTCTGTGTCTCTTCTTGGCAAGCTGGTGGGAAAACAGACCCCAGGGGGCAGTGAGATGCGCCTGAGGCCACACAGCGTGTGGACAATAGCCCAGCTCCCACCACCCACACGCGGCCCGGTACATAGCCACTCTCAGACTCTCCCGTGGAGGGCGCTTGCCTGGTAGGGGAGCACAGGGACACTCACCTGTCCCCGTCAGCTGATCCAGGGCTGGGACTGGGCTGAGCCACACAATTCAATGCCCTCTCCAAGAGATGTTCGCGGAACAGCTGGGTCACCTGGGCCAAGGGGTCCACTGTGGGAAGGAGTGGGTGAGCAGGCTGGCAGGAAGGGccctacccctcctctccacACCAAGGGCTCTTTCCTGGGCACGTGGGTGGGACAGATAAATCCTCCCGGCCTGCCCTTGGATAGGATAACCAACCCTGGACAGTATAATCTACTTAATAAAACGCCTTTAGCAGCTCTGTTCTTTCCATCTGATCTCTTTACTATACAATGGTCTTGCCTGGGATCACCTCTCCAATCAACCACCTGCCTCCAAATTCCTGTCTCCCTCTTTGCTTCTGAAGAGCCCCAACTGAGACAGACCCAGCCTTCCTGCTCCTGAAGCCTCCACAGTAACAACAGATGGGAAGGGGACATCAGAGACGCAGGGATAAGGGACAGGACAGGAATGAGTatgaggaaggggaaaggggcaCAAAGGAGGGAGGGGGTCAGGGGATGGGCATGGGGATGGGAGAGCACCTGGGTTGCCGGCCAAGCTGTACAGGCTCTCCCTTGGGGCACTGCACACGGCCCAGTCCCCATCCACGAAGAAACGGTGGCCCACAGGGTGGCATAGCCACTGCATGGCAAGAGGCACCGAGCCGCTCTGTGCCAGGCAGGCCTGGCGGGCACTACTCAGGAAGAAGCGCTGTGAGGGAAGGGAGCTGGGCTGTCACAAGGGACCCAGACAGGGACTCCAAACCCAGACCAGACCGAGGGCTGAGAGCCCAGCTGGGCCTGGAGACCATCTGGAACCCACTGCCTCCTCTCGGGCAGCCCCTTGCCCAGGGAGCCACTGGAAAGAGCTGCAAAGACAagtccccagccctgcccccaccagccCACCACCCACTCACTGTCAGAAAATGCAAGGCCCTCGGGAGACTGGTCTTGACCCTCAGTGCAGCGGCCACATAGATCTCAGCCAGCGTGGCCACGGACACGGCATCCCCTGCGCATTCCGCCAGGTTGAGGGCACTCAGTGCCAGATTGGCGGCAGTGAGGTGCCCACCTGTGTACTTCCCTGAAAGATGGGCAGGCCATAAGGCAGGGGCATGGTGTCAGGGCAGCGGGAGCCCCTccaacccagcccccacccttCATACCCATGGTATGCAGCTGGTGCAGCTTGTGGTAGACGAGTGCCGCGTCCCGGGCGCTGGTGCGAGCGTCCGCCTGCAGGGCACAGTCCCTGTGCAGGCCCCCTGCCCGGCCTGCCAGCCATCGGCCCACCCAGAGACGCTGCAGCAGGTGGCGGATGAGGTTCCAGAGTAGGCTACAGGCCAGGtccaggtgggaggtggggagtggcCGGCCCAGGGCCCGCAGGGCCAGCCACAGCTGCTGTGCAGCTTGAGGAAAGTCTCCCTGGGATGGGGTTTTCCAGGTGAGCAAAGGAGGGTCAGAGCATCTGAGCACACCATACCCCTCCTGCTCTGAAGATcctcccaccttgggctccccaccATGACCCTGGTGTCCCCCAGTCAGCAGGAGTCTGCAGGGTAGACAAGAGCAGGGAGTatggggcagggaagaggaatGCCACCCAGCCCCTGCCCAAGTGCCACCCCAGGTCCCGGTCCCACCCAATCTCCCAACCCCCAGTCCCTGGATCCAGCCCCTTACCCGGGCCAGGTCCAGGTCAGCCTGTTTGCGATGCCTCCAGAAGTGCACAGCAGGGCCAGAGTGGGGCCGTGTGACCGGCTCTCCATAAATGAAGAGAAGCGCCAAGGAGGCGAGCACCAGCAGCCCATTGGTTAGCCAGATCAGCGGGGGCAGCAGCCACGGGGTCCAGCCAGGGCCATCTAGGGGCAGACAGAAGGGCTGGGGACCCGGCTCCATAGGCTTTGGATAGATACCTGAGTACCCCTTCCCCCTACCCCAGGGATAACCTGGACTGGGCCTATCCTACCTCTGCCCTCGGTGCCCAGCACATTGCGGCCAGGACCATGGTAGGTGCTGCCGGCATCCGAGGGGCTGGGGGAACCCCAGCTGCCCAGCAAGGAGGCCAGGGGGttgcaggagaggcagaggaagacaaGGGTGCACAGGGCCAGGCGGGAGCGGTCCAGCATACCCCGGCTGTGGGGGGACAGCAGCTGTTCCGGCTTCACCTGGAAGGGTTGGGCAGGTTCGCCAGGGCAGGGCACAAGGCGCCCAGAGAGGATGCaacaggagggagggatgggcacCCTACCCAGCCTCACAGTGGGAGCCCCCCACGTGGCTACAGGCCGGTTTTTCTGTCACATGGGAGGTGGGATACATTAGGGGCTGCTTCCTACGCCCGTCCTGGGGCTCAGAGATTGAGGGGGAGACAGATGGGGGGACACAGCAGGGCCCAACCTGGCTATCCTCAAAGACTGGGCTGTCAGGCTCCGAGTCACTGCCACTGCCGGCACTGCCACCGCTCTTGCCTCCCAGGGACAAGGGGCTGCTCTGAGACGGCGAGCCAGCGTCCGAGGGTGGCGGGCTAAGTGTGTCCACCACCTCAGGCTTCCCGCTCTCCATGGGCACGTCTGTATTTCCTCCTCCGCCACAGACTGATACCAGGTCCTTCAGTGACTCTGCAGGCCCAAAAGGAACAGGGCCGGGGGTGAAGGCTAGATACCCCACCCCGAAACAGCTTAGGGCCCTGGAGAGGGGGAACTGGGAGTCGGTCTAGCTCTTGAGGGCCAAGCTGGGGCCCACATCGGGGCCCTTAAAGGGTCAGAGCTGAAGGGGCAGGCATGAGAGTTGGGGTGGGGCAGTGCAGAGCCAGGGGCAGGGTGACGCCAGGACTCACTGCTTTTGTGGGCAGCAGCGCGGAGACTCAGGTTCTCCTGCTTGAGCTTCTGGTTGCTCTGTTGTAGGAAGCGGATGTAATCGATGGCCTTGCGCAAGACAGCAGACTTATTCAgctgcagggggtgggagggagagagaacagggggCCAGTCAGGCCTGGCAAGTGGGCACCGAGGCAAGGGGGGGTGGGGCTGCCTCACAATACTGCTACCTCAGGACCCttgcacttgctattccctcTACATGGAATATTCTTCCCCTAGTAGAACCTATCTCCCTGGATAGGCATAAGAATTAATATATCAAAGGCATCCAACAGCATCTGGCTCactccctcacctcctccaggtctTTGCTTATGTAACATCACCTTTCTGAGGTGCTTCAGATGTGCAGCTCTCACCGCCCCTCTTCCTGCTTTGTTTTCCTCCACAGCACTTATCCCCATCTAGCAGCTCTAACGCTTACTTATTTATCCTGTTGATCATCACACACCACCGCCCCCCTGTCACATCCCCCACTAGAACATCAGTCTCCAGACAGCAGGATTTTTGTCTgtctgttcactgctgtatccccaggaTCCAGATTAGCCCCTGGGACACAGGGTACCCTCCATAAGGTTCAGCCGAATCAATGGCACTGGCCAGGCCCAAAGAGTTGCTTAAGCCCATGGCCCAGGCTCAGTCCTGGTTCTTCCGGTCCCCTCCTTCCCCGGGGTCAGCCCAGAGTGTCTCTGAACGCCTCGGCCCACACCTTTGCTTCAGTGCCCACCACCAGGTCCTTGAGCTCCACGATTTTGTCGTTGATGGAGGAACGGTAGCGCTTCTCAATGGCGTTGTGGGCTGTGCGCTTCTCACCACGGTTCTGAGCCGAGCCCAGGGCCTTGCCACCAGCTGCTAGCCGGTTGATGGGCAGCTTCTCAGTGTCCACTACCAGAGGTACCGTCGCCAGGATAGTTCCTCCGCTCACCAGGGTCTGAAGGGCCAGGCACAGGTTAACAGCTGGGCATGCTCATGCGCAGAGCCCTGACTTCCTGCCCTCCCCATGTTACCCACCTGCAAGGGCCCCGTTTGTACAGTCGTGCCAGGGGCCAGGGAGCTGATACCCGCTGCCTTCACAGTGGTTGCCATGTCTGTTTTCATGGTTGTCAGAAGCAAAGAGTCAGCCTTGATGAAGTGGGGCTGCAGCAGGACCTGGGAGTGGGAGAGGTCTTAGCCAAGAGCTGTGAGTCTGCACCAGGGGCTGCCACCTCCCCGACACCTGGCCAGACctcctcaccgggacctgctggATCTGCGAGGTCACAGTGGTTGTTCCGGGGGCTGCTGTGGGGTTGGCTGTGGCTGTCAACAGCGGCTGGGGGGCCGCATTCTGGACCTGGGTGTGCAAGGAGACGGGCGGGACCCCTGGCAGGGAAGCCAGTGGCAGGCCAGGCAGCGGCTGCGGGGTGCTCCCTGGAGGGGTCCCTGCAGAGATAAAGGCTGGGGCTGCGGACACAGGCTGCCCTAACCCCTTTCAACCCACCCCTCAGGACCCTATCACCCTATGACCTGTGATGAGTCATCACCCCTCACGCTTCAGTTTCCTGTGGGGACAACCCCTGCCTAGAGCTCTGATGCAAATGTGCTAGCATTCCAGCCATGCACTTGTCTCTGGAAGGGCAGCACTGATGTGGACACCCCGGCAGAGTGGGAGGCAGCGCTTCACCCAACAATAGCAAGAACACAAGCACCGCTAGTAACAGGGGCGTCTGAGGCAGTAGAGCAAAGGCCCGATCTCTAAAACCTGCAAATTCCTCTATGGAGGCCACAGTAGACCCTCCTCTCTGTACTCCTGTTGTCCCCTCACACACACCCTTACCTGTGGAGAAGCCTCCAGTGGGGCCGGGATAGCCCAATGCAGGGGCAGAGCTGAACTGtggtggggctggagctgggaagCTCTGGGGCAGGAGGGACCCTGGCAGGGGCTGCGGGGTTGGGGGCTGCAGGATAGTCAGCGGCAGTGGCTCCTCCTTGATGCCAGGCCCAGGGGAGAAAgcaggcccaggtgggtacaTCTTCAGTGAGGTgggggcaggctggggaggggacGAGGGTGGAGGTGTCGCCTTGGGTCCCCCAAGGAATCCATCCAGTGGAGAGCTCATTGTGGCAGGAGATGGGGACAAGCTGCCTGGGGAGCTGGCATCAGGACTGGCAGGGtctgtgccccctgccccacccccggcATACGGTGGGTCGAACAGGCCCGGGAAGTCGCTGTCTTGGTTGTTGATGAGCTGAAGCATGTCTGGAGAAAGAAGAGGCTGAGTGAGTGAcagtggggcagggggctggcccCAGTGTAGGGCATCACACACTGCATGCCTCTTGTCCACACAGCTGGATATGTGGGGCAATGATGCAGAAATAGAAAGTCACCCACATGAGCCCATGCTCCCAGACACGCAGCCCTTTCTTGGGCACCTGTGACATCTGGAGCAATGCCTGGTGCTTCGCATGTATCAAACAGCCCGTACAACAGCCGGACGAGGTCAGCACCCCATGAGGCCCATTACCTTGCCCCACACCTATGCTGAGGCAGAATTGGGGTCTGGGTGCTAGACGGCTGACTTGAGAGCTGCCAACACCAACCCATTCCTCCGTGGAACAGAACGAGGCTTGGGGCTGACCCAGCTGCCGGCCACGTGTGTGCCAACCAGTGTGTCCCTGCATGTTCTGGGCACGAGCCCAGACCACGTCTGTGGCCAAGCAGCCTCGGGACCAAGCCATTCAAGGCTTCAGTTTCCCCCCTATAAAACAGAATGCTGGCCGTCCCGACTCCTTCCTCCTCGTACAGACTGGGACACACTCCCAGTGACTGCTTCAGCCTCTCCCCTAGCTGGCGGGTGACGACTAGCTGCCTGGCTGTTGGCCTGAGGCCCTCTAACCCACTAGGGACAGCCACCCACTGGGTTAAAGTGCTCCACAAGATCCCCAGTTGGCCTGGGCCAACTGCCTCctctcactgagcctcagtttcctcatctgtacaacaAAACAAGATGAAGCCCTTCATGGCAGGGCTGCTGCGAGGCTTGGCAGAGCAGGAAGCTGGCCCGCAGCGGGCCTCACGGTTGCCTGCCTCCTGCCTACTGACAGGTGGCCACGCAGGGCAGTTTCTGCAGGAGGGGACCTTCCTCCGGCCTCCCAGAGCCCGTGATGGGGGTGCCAGGCTCGGTCCCCCTGGGCCCTCCAGGGCAAACACCTTGTGGGCCCTTGGAGTCCAAGCCCAGCCTAAAGGCTTATAGCACTTTCATTGGCGGGGCCCTgatccctcacccccaccctcatgAGCCCCTCTGAcaagatggggaaactgaggccctgaaaGCAAAGCTGACTCAATCCAGGACTGGGGTCCCAGATTTGGTTCGGGGGGACAGGGGACAAGTGGcctcctccctgcttctgcccccGCTGCCTCAGAGCGGGGCCGAAGTCGTTGGAAAGCCGCTCTCTCACTCCAGACGCCGGGGTGGGGGTAACTACTGAGGGTGGGGGCGGCCCGCCAACTCCAGTGGGCGCCGGCAGCTggcagccgcccccgccccctcgggAACCAGCTCTTTCCGCGGGGAGTCCACGGCCGCTGCACACACACGCCCCCCTCTGAGGAAACCGGGGATGGTGACCCCGCCGCGGAGGTGGAGGCTCTGTGATAAAGGGGTGGGGAGTCCTCCAAAAAAATACCTTCGAATGTGCAATCCATGGCTCCGtggcccgcgcccgccgccccttCGGGGCGCCCCGGCGGCTGGCCTGCCGGTCTCCGCGCGGCGCCGACTTCACCTGTCAGGGCTCCGCCGCGCTATAAAGCCCGCggagcgccccgccccccgcaggccccgcccccgcaggccccgcccctcggggCCGCGGGCCGGGCATGGGGTGAGCGCGCGCGGCCAATCAGCGGCCGCGCCGCTGCCTCACTagggccccgcccctgcccccgccccacccccgacGGCGGCTCGAGCTCGGGTTTCACCCCGCGGCGCTGAATGGGGCCGGGGTTACTCGCGGGCGAGGGCCCTTAACCCGCTCGGCGCCGACAGCCGCCGGGGTTACTGGCGGTCACAGCCCCCGCCACGCCCCCAGCTCCAACCACCTCCGTTAGCACTTCAGAGGAGGGCTGCGGAGTGGACGCGGGGCCGGGAGGCCCCGGCACGGATGCCCCAACACTCTTTACAGACCGCTGGCGCTCTGAGCAGGTCTCCACCGCTAGGCCTCAGTTTACTTCTCTAGACAATGGGATCATCACATCTCTCTGGCCTTGAATGGGAGAAGTGAAAAAGAACATGGGTGCAGCGCTCAGGACCACGAAGCGCTGAATTACCGCCAAGGGCTGCTGGTGGTGGGTGTGGGGACCTCCTCTTCCTGGGGCACCCCCCCACCACATGGACGCCTAAGAACAGGTCACtgccaggaaactgaggcccagcgtGAGGGATCCCCTCCTCCCAAAGTACACATTCCCATAATCCTTGCACCTGATTCCTGTCTCTCTGTGCAGATATTCTTTTGCCGAGAGACCTGGGtctgggatggggggagggggtctgcAAAGTCAGCTCTGGCCCCTGAGGTCTCACAGCTTGCTCCCAGCAGTCCCTGAGGGCCAAACCTGGCTCACTTATTGCCTGTAGGGTCCTGGGAGGCCAGGAGACAGCCTAATCCCTGGGACGGAGGGTAAGGAAGGCAGGGGTGCAGCCCTAGGGTGACAGGCTCTGGAGGTCTTTTGAGAAGGTACCTAGGAGTGCCTCCCCTAGGCAGGACCTCTGATTAAGGTCAAAGTTCGACACATACAGATGAACAAAGTATGGCCAGCTGCCCAGGTTGTCACCTTGAGCTCTTGTGGCCAAACAGACCCATAGCAAGTcctgccccagcctctggctcccagGCTCCTGTGGCCTTGGAGGGAGGATGAAGCCTGGGCAGGCAGGTATGCCAACTGAGCAGCATGGGCCAAGAGGGACTCCAGCCCCAATTTCTCTCCCTGTCCACCAGCCTAAACAAGGAAACTGCCTCATCTCCCTCACACACATCCAGTTCCCAATCTTTCTAGAACTTTCCATGCCTTTGTAGGGGGTGCCAAGGATAAAGAACTTCTCCTCCAGCActtctacctccctctctcctcagctTGTGGGTGCTCACACTTTCCCTCAActcccccccacaaaaaaaacaaagcactgCTGTTGAAAAGGCTCTGACCTCACCAGAGTAACAGAAAACAGGTTAGACACCAAGGCCTGAATTCCAGGCACCAGTTTCAAAAGCAGACCCTCAcagctctgtttttttcttaccaTGGTCCCCACTTGTGCAGCCCATACTGTGGCAGGACCTGCAAGTGGACCAGGGCCAGAGGCAGCCCTGAGGGTATAAGCCTGGGCCACCCCCTTCCTGTCtcatccttctcttcccttcaccACATTTTCTTGCCTGTTTTCCATTCCTCACATCTTTATGCTTTGCCCCAATTTCATCCTGAGGTAGGAGGGAGAATGGTTGGTCTATGTCCCCCTGAGGGTAGCCcgagtcagggaaggcttctgagatgcagcaAGAAAGAGGGCCTGGGTGCCATGAGGCACCTGGTGGCATATAAGGGGCCAGCCTTTCCCTGAACTTGGCCTGAGCagccccccatctctctcctctgGAGCTTAATCTGCCAGCAGAAGCTGGGTGCCAGATCTAAGACTGGGGTTGGAAATATGAGAGCAAACCCCACAGCCCCCTTCCCCCATCCATCCAGGGGGCAGACCTGCCCCCTGTGCCTCACTTGCCATGTCATCTCAGGCAAATCACTCcctttctctgagcctccaccCCATGTCTCCAGAGGTGACACCGGTGAGGTTCTAGAAGGACAAGTGTGtctactgcagcattatttatgacaGCCAAATTATGCAAGCAGCCTAGGTTGTCCATCAACAATGAACGGATGAAGAAGATAcagtgtagacacacacacactcacacacacacacacacacacactctcactctggagtattactcaaccataaaaaagaatgaagtcttgacATTTGCGACACCATGGATAGATCTACAGGGCTACAAGGtgtaatactaagtgaaataagtcagagaaagacaaataccgtatgatttcatgcatatgtggaattttaaaaaaaataaacaaaggaaaaagagacaagccaaaaaacagacttttaactctagagaacaaactggtggtgagcagaggggaagtgggtgggggatgggtgaggtaggtgatggggatcaagAGTACCCTTAGCATGGTGAGTGCTGGGTAATGTATAGAGTTGCTGAAACACTATACTGTACCCCTAAAACtcataacactgcatgttaactttaaaaaatgaaagtaaaataaaataataaaagcaaatgtagggatgcctgggtggctcagcagttaagcgcctgccttcagctcaggggatgatcctggagacctgggatcaagtcccacatcgggctccctgcatggagcctgcttctccctctgcctgtccctctctgtgtccctcatgaataaataaataaaatcttaaaaaaaaaaaaaaaaaagaacaaatatatcagggcacctgggtggctcggtgggttaagtgtccaactcttgattttggcttcgGTCATGACCTTAGGGCCGTCAGATCAAGCCCAGCACTGGGCTTCATGCTGGATGTGGaacctgctgaagattctctctctctctctgccctctgctcctgcccctgtccccagctcatgctctcactctcactctcttcctcctctgccccccaaGAAGAGCAAGTGTATGAAGCACCCAGCATTCAGCAAGATCTCAATAAAGATCAgtcccttgggatgcctgggtggctcagtggttgagcatctgcctttggctcaggtcctagtcctgggatagagtgccacattgggctccccgtagggagcctggttctccctctgcctgtgtctctgcctctctctctctgcatgtgtctctcacaaataaataaataaaatatttttaaaagggggaaaaagggggggggattaGTCCCTGTACAACAAATGGAATGGTCTAGAAATGTTAAGGCAGGTAGTGAGTGGCCCAACACTTGCAATGTTCAAGTCGGAACTCCATAGACAAtggagcttgtttttttttttttaattttttttattttatttatttatgatagtcacatagagagagagagagagaggcagagacataggcagagggagaagcaggctccatgcaccgggagcctgacgtgggattcgatcccgggtctccaggatcgcgccctgggccaaaggcaggcgccaaaccgctgcgccacccagggatccctggagcttGTTTTATGGAGAGAAAATCAGGCTGGGACTGGAGTGAGGCAGGAGAGGTACCCCCGCCAGCCCTGGAAGCCAAGACAGGGCCCCCAAGGCTCCATGGCTCCCATCTCATGGATGATTCTCCAGTGAGCTGAGCCCTGGCCTTCCAGCAGAGAGGGACTCAGTGTGGCTCCTGCATGCACTCCCCAGAGAACAGGGAAGAAGAGGCATagactctgagcctcagtgggCCCACCTCACAGCCCTCCAATCGCTCACCTTCCGCACCTCCTCCCCAAGCCTGGATTCCTCCTTTATGCTCTCCTTTCCAGTCCTGCCCTGATTCTATCAGGGCCCAACAGGAAACCTGACCCCCTTTCTTCCTTGGCTCTATCTTCAAACCACCTTTGGAAGGCAGATATGGGACAGGCTTTTATTCTCTGGCCTGTTTATTTTGTGAGGCCAGGATGCAAATCTTGGGAGGACCCAGCACCACAAACTGGCAGGACCCCGGCTCTGATCATCACAGGAGCCTCCCTCCCATCCAGCCTGTATGGGCCTTGAACCTCAAACAGGCTCTGTTTGCACGCCTCTCAGGATAGGGAGCTCACCACCTCCCTCTCATGGCCTGGTCAATGATGCCTAGATTTGTCTCTCTTGACAATAtccactgtcttttctttttcttcttctttttttcttttttttaagatttatttatttgaaagacacagagagaaagctgatggagagggggagagggagagagagtcctaagcagactctgtgctgagcacagagctggagccagggctccatctcacgaccctgagatcatgacctgcactgaaatcaagagatggacactcaactgactgggccacccaggtgccccactactgCCTTAAGTGTCTACTGTGTATTAggtctgtgccaggcactggggctACATGGACACTGCACGGAGACCTTgcctcatgaagcttacattccaGTGACCAACAGTCAGCAAATACCTGGAAGAATGTGGGTGCAGATGCTGATGGGCaccacagagaaactgaggcagtaTGAAGAGAGGGTGAGGGGCCACTACCGATGAGATCAGCAGCCAGACTCCCTGAAGAGGCAACATCTGAGTAGATGCCTGAATGAAACAAGGGAGGGggccaggaggaaggaaggcttCGGGCAGAAgggacagcaagtgcaaaggccctgaggtgggagcaaGCTTGGCATGAGGCTGATGAGACGGCAAGGAGCCCAGGGTGGCTGGAGCAGAAGGAACAAAGGTGGAGACAGAAGTCAGGGAGGCAGCCAAGGAGCTGGGATTCCAACAGGAGTTTGTCTGTCTCCTGAGCCAAGGACACCAATACTCCAGGAAATGGGCAGGAAAGGGGTGTGCAAACTGCCCAGCGCAATGCAAATCACAAAGGGTGGCACAAGTGTGAAGAACAGGGAACGGTATAAAAGCAGCACCAGCGCAGGAGAGGGCATGGGCAGGGCTTATGGGACCCCTGGAGCGTTGCCTCTGCCCGCTTCGGGATGGGCTCAGAGCAGGGGTGGGCGTTCACCCAGCATCCTGGGAAGCCAGGGCTACGCCCTGCCTGCCACTCATCCCTGCTGCTCCTACCCATGCCTCCTCGATCCTCCTGAGGACTCAGGTCAGCAGGTTTGCATGTCCTCAGCTAGTCATGTATGCAACAGA contains:
- the SREBF1 gene encoding sterol regulatory element-binding protein 1 isoform X4, whose amino-acid sequence is MDEPPFSDAALEQALAEPCELDAALLTDIEGEVGAARRPAGQPPGRPEGAAGAGHGAMDCTFEDMLQLINNQDSDFPGLFDPPYAGGGAGGTDPASPDASSPGSLSPSPATMSSPLDGFLGGPKATPPPSSPPQPAPTSLKMYPPGPAFSPGPGIKEEPLPLTILQPPTPQPLPGSLLPQSFPAPAPPQFSSAPALGYPGPTGGFSTGTPPGSTPQPLPGLPLASLPGVPPVSLHTQVQNAAPQPLLTATANPTAAPGTTTVTSQIQQVPVLLQPHFIKADSLLLTTMKTDMATTVKAAGISSLAPGTTVQTGPLQTLVSGGTILATVPLVVDTEKLPINRLAAGGKALGSAQNRGEKRTAHNAIEKRYRSSINDKIVELKDLVVGTEAKLNKSAVLRKAIDYIRFLQQSNQKLKQENLSLRAAAHKSKSLKDLVSVCGGGGNTDVPMESGKPEVVDTLSPPPSDAGSPSQSSPLSLGGKSGGSAGSGSDSEPDSPVFEDSQVKPEQLLSPHSRGMLDRSRLALCTLVFLCLSCNPLASLLGSWGSPSPSDAGSTYHGPGRNVLGTEGRDGPGWTPWLLPPLIWLTNGLLVLASLALLFIYGEPVTRPHSGPAVHFWRHRKQADLDLARGDFPQAAQQLWLALRALGRPLPTSHLDLACSLLWNLIRHLLQRLWVGRWLAGRAGGLHRDCALQADARTSARDAALVYHKLHQLHTMGKYTGGHLTAANLALSALNLAECAGDAVSVATLAEIYVAAALRVKTSLPRALHFLTRFFLSSARQACLAQSGSVPLAMQWLCHPVGHRFFVDGDWAVCSAPRESLYSLAGNPVDPLAQVTQLFREHLLERALNCVAQPSPSPGSADGDREFSDALGYLQLLNSCSDAAGAPACSFSISSSMATTTGTDPMAKWWASLTTMVIHWLRRDEEAAERLYPLVEHLPRALQESERPLPRAALHSFKAARALLGRGKAESGPASLAICEKASGYLQDSLATTPAGSSIDKAMQLLLCDLLLVARTSLWRRQQPPAPTQASQGPGAGAQASALELRGFQRDLSGLRRLAQSFRPAMRRVFLHEATARLMAGASPTRTHQLLDRSLRRRAGPCGKGAVAELEPRPTRREHAEALLLASCYLPPGFLSAPGQRVGMLAEAARTLEKLGDRRLLHDCQQMLMRLGGGTTVTSS
- the SREBF1 gene encoding sterol regulatory element-binding protein 1 isoform X2, coding for MDEPPFSDAALEQALAEPCELDAALLTDIEDMLQLINNQDSDFPGLFDPPYAGGGAGGTDPASPDASSPGSLSPSPATMSSPLDGFLGGPKATPPPSSPPQPAPTSLKMYPPGPAFSPGPGIKEEPLPLTILQPPTPQPLPGSLLPQSFPAPAPPQFSSAPALGYPGPTGGFSTGTPPGSTPQPLPGLPLASLPGVPPVSLHTQVQNAAPQPLLTATANPTAAPGTTTVTSQIQQVPVLLQPHFIKADSLLLTTMKTDMATTVKAAGISSLAPGTTVQTGPLQTLVSGGTILATVPLVVDTEKLPINRLAAGGKALGSAQNRGEKRTAHNAIEKRYRSSINDKIVELKDLVVGTEAKLNKSAVLRKAIDYIRFLQQSNQKLKQENLSLRAAAHKSKSLKDLVSVCGGGGNTDVPMESGKPEVVDTLSPPPSDAGSPSQSSPLSLGGKSGGSAGSGSDSEPDSPVFEDSQVKPEQLLSPHSRGMLDRSRLALCTLVFLCLSCNPLASLLGSWGSPSPSDAGSTYHGPGRNVLGTEGRDGPGWTPWLLPPLIWLTNGLLVLASLALLFIYGEPVTRPHSGPAVHFWRHRKQADLDLARGDFPQAAQQLWLALRALGRPLPTSHLDLACSLLWNLIRHLLQRLWVGRWLAGRAGGLHRDCALQADARTSARDAALVYHKLHQLHTMGKYTGGHLTAANLALSALNLAECAGDAVSVATLAEIYVAAALRVKTSLPRALHFLTRFFLSSARQACLAQSGSVPLAMQWLCHPVGHRFFVDGDWAVCSAPRESLYSLAGNPVDPLAQVTQLFREHLLERALNCVAQPSPSPGSADGDREFSDALGYLQLLNSCSDAAGAPACSFSISSSMATTTGTDPMAKWWASLTTMVIHWLRRDEEAAERLYPLVEHLPRALQESERPLPRAALHSFKAARALLGRGKAESGPASLAICEKASGYLQDSLATTPAGSSIDKAMQLLLCDLLLVARTSLWRRQQPPAPTQASQGPGAGAQASALELRGFQRDLSGLRRLAQSFRPAMRRVFLHEATARLMAGASPTRTHQLLDRSLRRRAGPCGKGAVAELEPRPTRREHAEALLLASCYLPPGFLSAPGQRVGMLAEAARTLEKLGDRRLLHDCQQMLMRLGGGTTVTSS